One Malus sylvestris chromosome 14, drMalSylv7.2, whole genome shotgun sequence DNA segment encodes these proteins:
- the LOC126598827 gene encoding uncharacterized protein LOC126598827, which produces MAEKNQQVYPLAPANGYTGSDAESLESANEMKRKKRIKLAIYIGIFIVFQIMVITAISLTIMKVKTPKVRLGNINVQDLNSVPATPSFNTKFTAQIRVKNTNFGPYKYDAGIVTFLYQGATVGQVSIPKSKAGMLSTKKINVEVSLSSSALSGTNLGSEMSNGVLTLNSAAKLTGKVELMFIMKKKKSSTMDCTMAFDLSSKTLKSLQCK; this is translated from the coding sequence ATGGCCGAGAAGAACCAACAGGTTTATCCTTTGGCACCAGCAAATGGTTACACAGGAAGTGATGCCGAGTCTTTGGAATCCGCTAATGAGATGAAACGCAAGAAGAGAATCAAACTGGCCATTTATATTGGTATTTTCATTGTGTTTCAGATCATGGTTATAACCGCGATAAGTCTCACTATTATGAAAGTTAAAACCCCAAAGGTCCGGCTAGGCAACATCAATGTGCAAGACCTCAACTCCGTCCCAGCAACACCTTCATTCAACACTAAATTCACAGCACAAATCAgagtcaaaaacacaaattttgGTCCATACAAGTATGATGCAGGCATTGTCACGTTTTTGTACCAAGGTGCGACTGTCGGGCAAGTTTCTATTCCCAAGAGCAAGGCTGGAATGCTTTCCACCAAAAAAATCAATGTCGAGGTGAGCTTGAGTTCAAGTGCATTGAGCGGTACAAACCTTGGCAGTGAAATGAGCAACGGGGTGTTGACTCTCAACAGCGCGGCTAAGTTGACGGGAAAAGTTGAATTGATGTTtataatgaagaagaagaagtcttcCACCATGGACTGCACCATGGCATTTGATTTGTCATCGAAGACGCTCAAAAGTTTGCAATGCAAGTGA